A genomic region of Persephonella marina EX-H1 contains the following coding sequences:
- a CDS encoding MGH1-like glycoside hydrolase domain-containing protein, producing the protein MPLRDYIEKAKEVLDKNWMGEYTVPSVHLYPHQWNWDSGFIAIGYSRYNMERAVREILHLFEAQWKNGMLPQIVFNKNALGRYFPEPDFWRTDLSPYAPDNILTSGITMPPIHGYAVLKMYENAREKDRLIPFLKFIYPKLIKLHEYLYLERNPDDNGLIYIRHPWESGMDNSPMWDPVLERIDIDKVDIPEFERKDNKIIDPEQRPKDIDYKRYIYLVDIFRKNRYDEKRIFEECPFIVIDPLFNSILCASNEALVQIADIIKEDYKKPEEWFLMTARAVRDNLFSSEKKIFFAYDYVQKELIEVETAAGFMPLFGGIASTQQALKIYEHLDSLSFCRLGEKNCFAIPNYDKRKKDFSPHNYWRGPVWININWMLYQGLLRYKFKQKAEHLEITIMELPMRFGFYEYFDSFTGKGYGTKDFSWTAALFIDLAYDMYEKNEKRWETRSFGRDVILNVNGEHIPVEDIEEIKKDFFCLTGKIIDKYTRNGTVNYDAIRLSPEYKLLQNTVSKFANKDILRFSSKEEEMAFWINLYNMMVIDAIIRLNIQGSVKEIEGFFTNIKYRINGKDYSLDDIREILKKFKDKRVPFALVKGTNSSPPLRLFTKRNIRSKLDSAARDFIRSPEVIILPEEKKVLISELFRWNEDYFKDKEEIIKFIKRYVKDDIKKEFLEKEDDIEIRYLLYDWTLNG; encoded by the coding sequence ATGCCCTTAAGGGATTATATAGAAAAAGCAAAAGAGGTTTTAGACAAAAACTGGATGGGTGAGTACACGGTCCCATCTGTTCATTTATACCCCCACCAGTGGAACTGGGATTCTGGGTTCATAGCTATAGGATACTCAAGATACAACATGGAAAGAGCTGTAAGGGAGATACTACATCTCTTTGAAGCCCAGTGGAAAAATGGTATGCTCCCACAGATTGTATTTAATAAAAACGCCCTTGGAAGATACTTTCCAGAACCGGATTTCTGGAGAACAGACCTATCACCTTATGCACCTGATAATATACTCACATCTGGAATAACAATGCCTCCTATACATGGGTATGCTGTACTGAAGATGTATGAAAACGCAAGGGAAAAGGACAGACTAATACCATTTTTAAAATTTATATACCCAAAGCTTATAAAGCTCCACGAGTATCTCTACCTTGAGAGAAATCCAGATGATAACGGCCTTATATACATAAGGCATCCATGGGAGTCAGGTATGGATAACTCTCCCATGTGGGATCCTGTCCTTGAGAGAATAGATATAGATAAGGTTGATATACCTGAGTTTGAGAGGAAGGACAACAAGATAATAGATCCAGAGCAGAGACCTAAGGATATAGATTACAAAAGGTATATATACCTTGTTGATATATTCAGGAAGAACAGATACGATGAGAAGAGAATATTTGAGGAATGTCCATTCATTGTTATAGACCCTCTGTTCAACTCAATACTGTGTGCATCAAACGAGGCTCTGGTCCAGATAGCAGACATAATAAAGGAGGACTACAAAAAACCTGAAGAATGGTTCCTGATGACAGCAAGAGCTGTAAGGGACAACCTTTTCAGCAGTGAGAAAAAGATATTTTTTGCCTACGACTACGTACAGAAAGAACTTATTGAGGTTGAGACAGCCGCAGGATTTATGCCTCTATTTGGTGGCATAGCATCAACACAGCAGGCATTAAAGATATACGAACATCTTGACTCTCTCAGCTTCTGCAGACTTGGCGAGAAAAACTGTTTTGCCATACCAAACTACGATAAGAGGAAAAAAGATTTCAGCCCACACAACTACTGGAGAGGTCCTGTCTGGATAAATATAAACTGGATGCTGTACCAGGGACTTTTAAGGTACAAATTCAAACAGAAGGCTGAACATCTTGAGATAACAATAATGGAACTTCCAATGAGATTTGGATTTTATGAGTACTTTGACTCATTTACAGGAAAAGGATACGGAACGAAAGATTTTTCATGGACAGCAGCCCTTTTTATAGATCTCGCATACGATATGTATGAGAAAAATGAGAAAAGATGGGAGACCAGAAGTTTTGGAAGAGATGTAATTCTTAACGTTAATGGTGAACATATACCTGTTGAGGATATTGAGGAGATAAAGAAGGACTTTTTCTGTCTCACAGGAAAAATTATAGATAAATACACAAGAAATGGAACTGTTAATTATGATGCCATCCGACTATCTCCAGAATACAAGCTTTTACAGAACACAGTATCAAAATTTGCAAACAAGGATATTCTCAGGTTCAGCTCTAAAGAGGAAGAGATGGCATTCTGGATAAATCTTTACAATATGATGGTTATAGATGCGATAATAAGACTTAACATACAGGGCTCTGTAAAGGAGATAGAAGGTTTCTTTACAAATATAAAATACAGGATAAACGGGAAGGATTACTCTCTTGACGATATAAGGGAGATCCTGAAGAAATTTAAGGATAAAAGGGTTCCTTTTGCTCTTGTAAAGGGAACAAACTCCTCACCTCCATTAAGACTTTTCACTAAGAGGAATATAAGAAGCAAGCTTGATTCTGCAGCAAGAGATTTCATAAGAAGCCCAGAGGTTATAATTCTACCTGAAGAGAAAAAGGTACTCATATCTGAGCTTTTCAGGTGGAATGAGGATTACTTTAAAGATAAGGAAGAGATAATAAAGTTCATAAAAAGGTATGTAAAAGATGACATAAAAAAGGAATTTTTAGAAAAAGAGGATGATATAGAGATCAGATATCTCCTCTACGACTGGACATTAAACGGTTGA
- the purM gene encoding phosphoribosylformylglycinamidine cyclo-ligase: MISYKDAGVDIEKADRFVQQIKGFVKSTFNSNVITPIGGFAAAYLLEISKYKNPVITSSTDGVGTKLKIAQELDKHDTIGIDLVAMCVNDLVTTTSKPLFFLDYFATGKLEPHVAVDVVKGITEGCKQSECALIGGETAEMPGMYRDGEYDLAGFAVGIVERENMLDGSKTEEGDILIGIPSSGVHSNGYSLVRKIVEIKKYRYTDRIEEFGKTLGEELLTPTKIYVKTILSLADKVNIHSVAHITGGGIPGNLIRVINEGLTAVIERGRWDIPPVFRWIQKEGNITDEEMFRTFNMGLGMIIALPEKEADKALKIISESGEKAYIIGELKKGEKAVNII, encoded by the coding sequence ATGATTTCGTATAAAGATGCAGGTGTTGATATAGAGAAGGCAGACAGATTTGTCCAGCAGATAAAAGGCTTTGTAAAAAGCACATTCAACAGTAATGTTATAACCCCCATAGGAGGTTTTGCAGCAGCATACCTTCTTGAGATATCAAAGTATAAAAATCCTGTGATAACATCATCCACAGACGGTGTTGGAACGAAGCTCAAAATAGCTCAGGAGCTTGACAAACACGACACAATAGGAATAGATCTTGTCGCTATGTGTGTAAACGATCTTGTAACAACAACCTCAAAGCCTCTCTTCTTCCTTGATTACTTTGCAACTGGAAAACTTGAACCACATGTCGCTGTTGATGTTGTAAAAGGAATTACAGAAGGATGTAAACAGTCAGAATGTGCACTGATTGGCGGTGAGACGGCAGAAATGCCAGGCATGTACAGGGATGGCGAGTACGATCTTGCAGGTTTTGCTGTAGGAATTGTTGAAAGAGAAAATATGCTTGACGGCTCAAAAACAGAAGAGGGGGACATCCTTATAGGAATACCCTCTTCAGGTGTTCACAGCAACGGGTACTCACTTGTAAGGAAGATTGTAGAGATAAAAAAATACAGATACACAGACAGAATAGAGGAGTTTGGAAAGACCTTAGGAGAGGAGCTTCTAACACCAACAAAGATTTACGTAAAAACGATCCTCTCACTTGCCGATAAAGTAAACATACACTCCGTTGCCCATATAACAGGAGGAGGGATTCCGGGAAATCTTATAAGGGTAATAAACGAAGGTCTCACAGCTGTTATAGAGAGGGGAAGATGGGATATACCACCGGTATTCAGATGGATACAGAAGGAAGGGAATATAACAGATGAGGAGATGTTCAGAACATTCAACATGGGACTTGGAATGATAATTGCACTTCCTGAAAAAGAGGCCGATAAGGCGTTAAAGATCATATCTGAATCAGGTGAAAAGGCATACATAATCGGTGAACTTAAAAAAGGTGAAAAGGCTGTAAATATTATCTAA
- a CDS encoding NTPase: protein MKILITGRPGIGKTTVIKKVIQKISDNVCGFYTEDYRDSKGKRKGFRIFTTEGKTEILADKELVSKYRVGSYGVNLEGFERSVIPLLERCLEDKNRIIVIDEIGKMELFSGKFVDIVKDIFEDENRTVIATIPLKDVHPVLRWIKDLPDSVVINISLKNRDLIPDRIVEMVQRSSSQRFDKS, encoded by the coding sequence ATGAAGATTCTTATCACAGGAAGGCCTGGCATAGGAAAGACAACAGTTATTAAAAAGGTTATACAGAAGATCTCTGATAATGTTTGTGGTTTTTACACTGAGGATTACAGGGATAGTAAAGGTAAGAGAAAAGGTTTCAGAATTTTTACAACAGAAGGAAAAACAGAGATACTCGCAGATAAAGAGCTTGTCTCCAAATACAGGGTTGGTTCTTACGGTGTTAATCTTGAAGGTTTTGAGAGATCTGTTATTCCTCTACTTGAGAGATGCTTAGAGGATAAAAACAGGATAATAGTTATTGATGAGATAGGGAAGATGGAGCTTTTCTCAGGTAAATTTGTTGATATTGTAAAAGATATATTTGAGGATGAAAATAGAACGGTTATAGCTACTATACCTTTAAAGGATGTTCATCCTGTTTTGAGATGGATAAAGGATCTTCCTGACAGTGTTGTTATAAATATCAGTCTGAAGAACAGGGATCTCATCCCTGACAGGATAGTTGAGATGGTTCAGAGATCCTCAAGCCAGCGTTTTGATAAGTCATGA
- a CDS encoding nitrilase-related carbon-nitrogen hydrolase yields the protein MKVNIALIQTRSVEDTKENLEKTLEYVYEAGKSGADIICTQELFKTVYFCQTEDWDNFRYAEVIDQNNDTVKAFSKIAKDTQSVIILSLFEKRAEGLYHNTVAVLDADGSYLGKYRKMHIPDDPHFYEKFYFTPGDLGYKVFKTRYANVGTLICWDQWFPEAARLTAMKGADIIFYPTAIGWLPEEKEDYGESQYNAWETVQRGHAVANGCYIAAVNRVGFEPSPDGNGGIEFWGRSFISDPYGNVIKKASGEKEEVLIHEIDLSLIDETRITWPFFRDRRIETYHDLSKRWLEDL from the coding sequence CTGAAGGTAAATATAGCCCTTATACAGACCAGATCGGTTGAAGATACAAAGGAGAATCTTGAAAAAACACTGGAGTATGTTTATGAAGCCGGAAAATCCGGTGCAGATATAATCTGCACACAGGAGCTTTTCAAAACAGTATACTTCTGTCAGACTGAAGACTGGGATAACTTCAGATACGCTGAGGTGATTGATCAGAACAATGATACGGTAAAAGCATTCTCTAAGATAGCAAAAGATACCCAATCAGTTATCATCCTCAGTCTTTTTGAAAAAAGGGCTGAAGGTCTATATCACAATACTGTAGCTGTTTTAGATGCTGACGGAAGTTATCTTGGGAAGTACAGAAAGATGCATATACCTGATGATCCACACTTTTATGAAAAGTTCTACTTCACACCTGGAGACCTTGGATACAAGGTTTTCAAAACAAGATACGCAAATGTAGGAACACTTATATGCTGGGATCAGTGGTTTCCTGAAGCTGCAAGGCTTACAGCTATGAAAGGGGCAGATATCATATTCTATCCAACAGCTATAGGCTGGCTTCCTGAGGAGAAAGAAGATTACGGAGAGAGTCAGTACAACGCATGGGAGACTGTCCAGAGAGGTCACGCTGTAGCAAACGGATGTTATATAGCAGCTGTAAACAGGGTCGGTTTTGAACCTTCACCTGACGGTAATGGCGGAATAGAGTTCTGGGGGAGAAGTTTTATCTCCGATCCTTACGGAAATGTTATAAAAAAAGCTTCTGGAGAAAAAGAGGAAGTTCTCATACATGAGATAGATCTATCATTAATAGATGAGACCAGAATAACATGGCCTTTCTTCAGGGACAGAAGGATAGAAACGTATCATGACTTATCAAAACGCTGGCTTGAGGATCTCTGA
- a CDS encoding secondary thiamine-phosphate synthase enzyme YjbQ, whose amino-acid sequence MLKYIEVVTQKRTHFEDITDAVQEVIDESGIDEGICCVYVPHTTAGVFINENADPDVKWDIEKTLDKLIPWEDQYSHVEGNAAAHIKSVLTGNSLYIPVKNGKLLLGTWQGIFFAEFDGPRDRKVIIKVLEG is encoded by the coding sequence ATGCTTAAATATATAGAGGTTGTTACACAGAAGAGAACGCATTTTGAGGATATAACAGATGCAGTGCAGGAGGTTATTGATGAGAGCGGTATAGATGAAGGGATCTGCTGTGTATACGTCCCACACACAACTGCAGGCGTATTCATAAACGAAAATGCTGATCCAGATGTTAAATGGGATATAGAAAAAACACTTGATAAACTCATACCATGGGAAGACCAGTACAGCCACGTGGAAGGAAATGCAGCTGCCCATATAAAGTCCGTCCTTACAGGAAACTCATTATACATACCTGTGAAAAATGGTAAACTTTTACTTGGAACATGGCAGGGAATATTCTTTGCTGAGTTTGATGGGCCAAGGGATAGAAAGGTAATAATAAAAGTGTTAGAGGGGTAG
- a CDS encoding phosphoribosyltransferase — protein MRDKEFVFENRDEAGEKLAEFLKDIIDKNSIVLAIPSGGVPIGIKISEKLKIPFDLIPVKKLTFPWNPEAGFGAVTVEGDTFINEEAVRMTGITEDIIKKQKEKTINVLRERNRKFRENRPFPDLKGKTVIIVDDGLASGYTMLAAISMVKRKKPEKIIVAVPTCSKSSVDRIISESDAVVCLNYRTGYPYAVADAYKEWYDLTDQDVLYYLKKEEKDA, from the coding sequence TTGAGAGATAAGGAGTTTGTCTTTGAAAACAGGGACGAGGCAGGAGAGAAACTTGCAGAATTTTTAAAAGATATTATTGATAAAAACAGTATCGTTCTTGCAATACCATCAGGTGGAGTCCCAATCGGTATAAAGATATCTGAAAAACTGAAAATACCGTTTGATCTTATACCTGTTAAAAAACTGACATTTCCATGGAATCCTGAAGCCGGGTTTGGTGCCGTTACAGTTGAAGGTGATACATTCATAAATGAGGAAGCTGTAAGAATGACAGGTATAACGGAAGATATAATAAAAAAACAGAAGGAGAAAACTATAAATGTTCTCAGGGAGAGGAACAGAAAGTTTAGAGAAAACAGACCTTTTCCTGATCTTAAGGGAAAAACCGTAATTATAGTGGATGACGGCCTTGCATCAGGATACACAATGCTCGCAGCGATAAGTATGGTAAAGAGGAAAAAACCAGAAAAGATCATAGTGGCTGTCCCAACATGCTCAAAATCATCTGTAGACAGGATTATCAGCGAATCTGACGCTGTTGTCTGCCTTAACTACAGAACAGGATACCCTTACGCTGTTGCTGATGCTTATAAGGAATGGTATGACCTTACAGATCAGGATGTTTTATACTATCTAAAAAAGGAGGAGAAGGATGCTTAA
- the dtd gene encoding D-aminoacyl-tRNA deacylase: protein MIAVIQRVNRSYVEVDGKVVGEIGKGLNILLGVVKGDTEEDIDKLIKKIPFLRIFEDENGKMNLSVIDIKGEALVISQFTLAGSVKKGRRPSFDNAEEPERAKELYQRFVERLSEYIPVKTGVFAAHMKVFIENDGPVTFIIDSKAL from the coding sequence ATGATAGCTGTTATTCAGAGAGTAAACAGATCGTATGTGGAGGTTGATGGGAAGGTTGTAGGTGAGATAGGAAAGGGTCTCAACATACTTTTAGGTGTTGTAAAAGGTGATACTGAAGAGGATATAGATAAGTTAATCAAGAAAATACCTTTTTTAAGGATATTTGAGGATGAGAACGGCAAAATGAATCTTTCTGTTATTGATATAAAAGGTGAGGCTCTTGTTATATCACAGTTTACACTTGCAGGTAGTGTTAAGAAGGGAAGAAGACCTTCCTTTGATAACGCTGAAGAGCCTGAAAGGGCTAAAGAGCTTTATCAGAGGTTTGTTGAAAGGCTTTCTGAGTATATTCCTGTAAAGACAGGTGTTTTTGCTGCTCATATGAAGGTTTTTATAGAGAATGATGGACCTGTTACATTTATTATTGACTCAAAAGCTCTTTGA
- a CDS encoding alpha,alpha-trehalose-phosphate synthase (UDP-forming), with translation MEKGSNLIVVSAVLPIHIKKEDGRYTVHISPGGLVTALKQVLHKRKALWIGWAGSEKITPKMKNLIFEEGKKEGFLLYPISLTEREIDHFFNGFSNGIIWPMFHTFQYFCRFEPEYWKAYQEVNRKFARYIKSISTEKDLVWVHDYHFFLLPQYIENLGLKRKTAFFLHIPFPNPELFFKIPWRVEILKGMLRYDLIGFHTFIDRKNFLDCIDELVEGVNILSTEPVTEILYEGKKIKIGVFPISVDFNYYSSLSEKSEKSRFPFKDLKVILGIDRLDYTKGLIQKIRSYKRFLEKYPEFHKKVVLVQAVAPNIKKLPEYDQLKVELEHLISETNGRFGTPDWTPIYYYPRRMPFEDLINYYRFSDICWVNSIKDGMNLVAKEYIACQIENKGALMLSEFTGAAAELRDHACLVNPYDIEGCADALYRVLTKDSSKKELKMQRMREHIKHYDISWWGNTMLETAFGKKIIDFPELEEDIPLHELSKSF, from the coding sequence ATGGAAAAAGGCTCAAATCTTATAGTTGTATCTGCCGTTCTGCCTATACATATAAAAAAAGAGGACGGAAGGTATACCGTTCATATATCACCTGGAGGGCTTGTCACAGCATTAAAACAGGTATTACACAAGAGGAAGGCACTCTGGATAGGATGGGCAGGTTCTGAGAAGATAACCCCAAAGATGAAAAATCTTATATTTGAGGAAGGTAAAAAGGAGGGATTTCTTTTATACCCTATATCACTGACAGAAAGGGAGATAGACCATTTTTTTAACGGTTTTTCAAACGGGATAATATGGCCTATGTTCCATACATTCCAGTATTTCTGCAGATTTGAACCTGAATACTGGAAGGCTTACCAGGAGGTTAACAGAAAGTTTGCAAGGTATATAAAAAGTATATCCACAGAGAAGGATCTTGTATGGGTACATGATTACCATTTCTTCCTTCTTCCTCAGTATATTGAAAATCTTGGACTTAAAAGGAAGACAGCATTTTTTCTTCATATACCTTTCCCAAATCCAGAACTTTTCTTTAAGATCCCCTGGAGGGTTGAGATACTAAAAGGTATGCTGAGATACGATCTTATAGGCTTCCACACATTTATAGACAGAAAGAACTTTCTTGACTGTATAGATGAGCTTGTTGAAGGTGTTAACATTCTGTCAACAGAACCTGTTACAGAGATACTTTACGAGGGAAAAAAGATAAAGATAGGAGTGTTCCCGATAAGTGTTGATTTTAACTACTACAGCTCCCTTTCAGAAAAATCAGAAAAGAGCAGATTCCCTTTTAAAGATCTGAAAGTTATCCTCGGTATTGACAGACTTGACTACACAAAGGGACTTATACAGAAGATAAGATCCTACAAAAGGTTTCTTGAGAAATATCCAGAGTTCCATAAAAAGGTTGTTCTCGTTCAGGCTGTAGCTCCAAACATAAAAAAACTTCCTGAATACGACCAGTTAAAGGTTGAGCTTGAACATCTCATAAGTGAAACAAATGGAAGATTTGGAACCCCTGACTGGACACCGATATACTACTATCCAAGAAGAATGCCCTTTGAGGATCTTATCAACTACTACAGATTTTCAGATATATGCTGGGTAAACTCAATTAAAGATGGGATGAATCTTGTAGCAAAGGAGTATATAGCCTGTCAGATTGAGAATAAAGGAGCTCTCATGCTGAGCGAGTTTACAGGAGCAGCAGCTGAGCTTAGAGATCATGCCTGCCTCGTTAATCCTTATGACATTGAAGGCTGTGCAGATGCTCTGTACAGAGTCCTTACAAAAGATTCATCAAAAAAAGAGTTGAAGATGCAAAGGATGAGAGAACATATCAAGCATTACGATATCTCCTGGTGGGGAAACACTATGCTTGAGACAGCATTTGGAAAGAAGATAATAGACTTCCCGGAGCTTGAAGAAGATATTCCCCTGCACGAGCTATCAAAGAGCTTTTGA
- the der gene encoding ribosome biogenesis GTPase Der: MYRVAIVGRPNVGKSSLFNRIIGKRKAIVEDIPGVTRDRIVSTAEWRGVTFEVVDTGGYIESDKDTFAPYIRKQIEKELELSDAFILVVDGKEGLTPADKEIARILHRTDKPVYVAVNKIDNPEMEKAIYEFYELGFEKVFPVSSIQKYGVADLLDAVVQDIPEYEREASKEVGEKEEKSDVIKVAIVGKPNAGKSSLLNAILGEERAVVSEIPGTTRDVVDTLFEWKDQKFLFLDTAGLRKKSKVDYGIEFFSIGRTLDAIKKADVIVHVIDAQQGATEQDTKIAHLIQKYTKPAVIVINKIDTVPPKSEVLNRIKNQVRERLYFIPYAPIVMTSAKNRKGIKQLLKEITDVYNQSWKRVGTGQLNRAIKQILSLRQPPSYHGKPLKIYYATQLEGKPPCFLLFVNHPEGFKEHFLRFLENNLRTVLGFEKAPIKLLLRGKEERRD; this comes from the coding sequence ATGTACAGGGTTGCGATTGTTGGGAGACCTAACGTAGGAAAGTCTTCCCTCTTTAACAGAATTATAGGAAAGAGAAAGGCTATAGTTGAGGATATCCCGGGTGTTACAAGGGACAGGATTGTATCTACAGCAGAATGGAGAGGTGTAACATTTGAGGTTGTGGATACTGGAGGTTATATAGAAAGTGATAAGGACACCTTTGCCCCATACATAAGAAAACAGATAGAAAAGGAGCTTGAACTGTCCGATGCGTTTATACTTGTTGTTGACGGTAAAGAAGGCCTTACACCTGCGGATAAGGAGATAGCAAGAATACTGCACAGAACGGATAAACCTGTTTATGTTGCCGTAAACAAGATAGACAATCCTGAGATGGAAAAGGCTATTTATGAGTTTTATGAACTTGGTTTTGAAAAGGTCTTCCCTGTATCATCCATACAGAAGTACGGCGTTGCCGATCTTTTAGATGCTGTTGTTCAGGATATACCTGAGTACGAAAGGGAAGCATCAAAAGAGGTTGGTGAAAAGGAAGAAAAGTCCGATGTAATAAAGGTGGCTATAGTTGGAAAACCAAATGCAGGTAAATCTTCTCTTCTTAACGCCATATTAGGTGAGGAAAGGGCTGTAGTCTCAGAGATACCTGGAACTACAAGGGATGTTGTTGACACCCTTTTTGAGTGGAAAGACCAGAAATTTCTGTTCCTTGATACAGCAGGACTTAGAAAGAAATCAAAGGTTGATTACGGGATAGAGTTTTTCAGTATTGGGAGAACACTTGATGCTATAAAAAAGGCTGATGTTATCGTTCATGTTATTGACGCACAACAGGGAGCAACAGAACAGGACACAAAGATAGCCCATCTCATACAGAAATACACAAAACCAGCCGTTATAGTCATAAACAAGATAGACACTGTTCCTCCAAAAAGCGAGGTCCTAAACAGAATAAAAAATCAGGTAAGGGAGAGACTCTACTTCATACCATACGCACCTATTGTTATGACATCTGCAAAGAACAGAAAAGGAATAAAACAGCTCTTAAAAGAGATAACAGACGTTTACAACCAGTCTTGGAAAAGGGTTGGAACAGGCCAGCTTAACAGAGCTATAAAACAGATACTCTCCCTCAGACAGCCTCCATCCTACCATGGAAAACCTCTAAAGATATACTACGCCACACAGCTTGAAGGAAAACCTCCATGTTTTCTCCTCTTTGTTAACCATCCTGAAGGATTCAAGGAGCATTTCCTCAGATTTCTTGAGAACAACCTTAGAACTGTCTTAGGTTTTGAGAAGGCACCTATAAAGCTTCTTCTTAGAGGGAAGGAAGAGAGGAGAGATTGA